The Gordonia mangrovi genome includes the window CCGATTCACACTGACGAGAACGTCGTCGTAGTCGCTTGGTCGACCGGCGGCGAGGTTCTGCTTGTGCCGGCGGGTCGCCCGCGCCTCGGGCGTCGCGGTGAGGAAGACCTTGAGGTCCGCGTCCGGGAAGACCACCGTGCCGATGTCACGCCCCTCCACCACGACGAAGGCGCCCTGGGCTTCGCGCCGCTGTACCGCGACGAGCTTGGTGCGCACCGCAGGCACCGCCGACACCGCGGACACCGCATTGGTCACCCGGTCGGTACGGATGGCGACCGACACATCGACACCGTCGAGATACGTGACACACCCGTCGTCGGTGATGTCGAGTCGGATGTCGGCGCGGCCGACAACATCTTCGATGGACGGCGTGTCCTGCAGCGACACACCGGCATTCAATACGGCAAGCGTGGCGGCACGGTACATCGCCCCGGTGTCGAGCACCCGCGCACCCACGCGATCGGCGAGTGCCTTGGACACCGTCGACTTGCCGGTGCCGGCCGGGCCGTCGAGGGCGATGACGCGGGTCCGCGGTGCGTCGCCGTCGCCCAGCGTGCTCGGGCGCACGGATGTCTCGCTCACAGTCCGACCGCCTTGTACAGTGCCCCGATCTCGTTCTTGCCGAGGACGCGCAGGCTGCCCGGCCGCTGCTCGCCGAGCGCGACGGCGCCGACGTGGGTCCGCACCAGTGCGGTCACGGGAAAACCGACCTCCTCCATCATCCGGCGAACGATGCGGTTGCGTCCCTCGTGCAGGGTGATCCGCACCAGGGACTGACCTTCGTGGACCTCGACCGGGGTGAACGAGTCGACCGCCACCGGCCCGTCTTCGAGTTCGACGCCGGCCTTGAGGACCCGCCCCAGCGAGCGCGGCACCTCCCCGCGCAGGGTGGCCAGATAGGTCTTGGGGATCTCGTAGGAGGGGTGCATCAGTCGGTGCGCGAGTTCACCGTCGTTGGTCAGCAGCAGCAGACCCTCGGTGTCGGCGTCGAGCCGACCCACATGGAACAGGCGCTGGCCGGCCATCACCCGCTCGGCGACGATATCGCCGACGCAGGGACGGCCCTGGTCGTCGGACATCGTCGACTGCCAGCCCTTGGGCTTGTTGAGGGCCAGGTACTGCTTGTCCTCATCGATGATCACGCGGGCACCGTCCACCCGGATCACCGCGGTGTCCGGGTCGATGCGCAGACCCTGCTCGGTGACGACCTCGCCGTCGACCTCCACACGGCCGGCCGCGATCAGCTCCTCCGCGCCACGCCGTGAGGCCACCCCGGCCGCGGCGAGCACCTTCTGCAGGCGCACGCCGTCGGCGACGTAGGTGGCGCCCGAGTCGGTGGTCTCGAAGTCGGCGTGCTGATGTCGGGCAGGTTTCGCGTTGTTGAGGCGCACCTGACCCGACCTCACGTCGGGCTTCGACGATCCCTTGCGATGGGTCTTCTTCGTCGAACGCCCCGCGACCTGCGGATTCCGTTTGCCCGAGCCCTTGGCGCCGGCGCCCTTCGCGCCGGCTTTGCGTACGGGTTTGCCTGTCTGTTGAGCGCGCGCCGGCTTCTTGCGCGGGCCCGGTGTGCCGTCTCGGCTAGCGGATGCCATGTTCTCAGTCCTGATCGTTGGTGTCCGACGCGGGCGCCGACCGGTCGTCGGCGTCCGATTCGGACGAGATGTTCTCTGTCGAGTCTGACCGGTGACCGCCGAGTTTGGCGAATCGTGGATCGGTCAAGAGCTCCTCGTCGAGGTCGTCGATGACGTCGACGTCGGGCAGCAGCGGGGCCAGATCCGGGAGTTCGGCCAGTGACGCCAGGCCGAGTCGTTCGAGGAACAACTCCGTCGTCGAATACATGATCGCGCTGGTCTGCGGGTCGGCACCCACCTCGTTGATGAGGCCGCGCGCGACCAGGGTGCGGATGACCCCGTCGACGTTGACACCACGGATCGCGCTCACCCGGGCGCGCGTCACCGGTTGCCGATAGGCGATGACCGCCAGCGTCTCCAGCGCCGCGCGGGTCAGCTTCGACCGGGCACCGTCGAGCAGGAGCCGTTCGACGTAGGGCGCGTACTCGGCGCGCGTGTAGTAGCGCCAACCGTCGCCGGCGAAGCGCAGGTCCATCCCGCTGTTGGCGGCGGTGAGCTCCTCCGACATCCGGGTCACCATCGTCCGTACGC containing:
- the cmk gene encoding (d)CMP kinase; translated protein: MSETSVRPSTLGDGDAPRTRVIALDGPAGTGKSTVSKALADRVGARVLDTGAMYRAATLAVLNAGVSLQDTPSIEDVVGRADIRLDITDDGCVTYLDGVDVSVAIRTDRVTNAVSAVSAVPAVRTKLVAVQRREAQGAFVVVEGRDIGTVVFPDADLKVFLTATPEARATRRHKQNLAAGRPSDYDDVLVSVNRRDHLDSTRAVSPLRPADDAVIVDTSDLTLDQVIDSLDGLVRDRIGVQS
- a CDS encoding pseudouridine synthase; the protein is MASASRDGTPGPRKKPARAQQTGKPVRKAGAKGAGAKGSGKRNPQVAGRSTKKTHRKGSSKPDVRSGQVRLNNAKPARHQHADFETTDSGATYVADGVRLQKVLAAAGVASRRGAEELIAAGRVEVDGEVVTEQGLRIDPDTAVIRVDGARVIIDEDKQYLALNKPKGWQSTMSDDQGRPCVGDIVAERVMAGQRLFHVGRLDADTEGLLLLTNDGELAHRLMHPSYEIPKTYLATLRGEVPRSLGRVLKAGVELEDGPVAVDSFTPVEVHEGQSLVRITLHEGRNRIVRRMMEEVGFPVTALVRTHVGAVALGEQRPGSLRVLGKNEIGALYKAVGL
- the scpB gene encoding SMC-Scp complex subunit ScpB, producing the protein MTDQTDATADPATEQSLFAQDAEPALTDARLRSALEAVLLVVDTPVTVEELASAVDEQPSRVRTMVTRMSEELTAANSGMDLRFAGDGWRYYTRAEYAPYVERLLLDGARSKLTRAALETLAVIAYRQPVTRARVSAIRGVNVDGVIRTLVARGLINEVGADPQTSAIMYSTTELFLERLGLASLAELPDLAPLLPDVDVIDDLDEELLTDPRFAKLGGHRSDSTENISSESDADDRSAPASDTNDQD